A single Lactuca sativa cultivar Salinas chromosome 8, Lsat_Salinas_v11, whole genome shotgun sequence DNA region contains:
- the LOC111885609 gene encoding uncharacterized protein LOC111885609: MESELEVPEHKHPLKLIDLQLQYEEEEEEDEDGYLIMKDGFHGVTCRRCEEEIHVYHRYYYTCCSSSCDDKKVFSLHKFCAELSIRLDHASHPQHTLYLYPYSNSFSYLYRYAYYDLICKLCKREHEPGARFYRCNKCYFCIDLKCALEVGKNVIHHPCHPHLLMSAILKPISCECSACGKEHKGIFYQYTICTNFAIHSECAFLPESLLIQERTHDAFYHPHPLTVAYSFPQIDQQAKHDPRCRVCRHDFVGKEDHWIYKCDKCLYYVHLDCAISLPPLAGFGNTIKNYEDVDHPGLLHLPFPDETYSLPKHYLFFQQSSTTDPPPHHHHLIHDSHQHPLILVDGETQIDTECQTSLKVNLSSSMCHDPMKKTQLLCNGCLRPIMSTMPFYICANDDEIQIQGVYNNFSLHEWCTRLPPKVQNHLGHPQHTLNLICSNIPGCLFGLFRCNFCDLPCNGFAYRCFKCEYFVDVTCGLIPREITHKAHPNRLLSIVQVKDGYTSCLMCLKYTQGRHSFHCNTCNIYIHPDCALLLSETIRHKYDKNHPMKLSYLPIENHKSEYFCEICEEDLNPHASFYHCKDCALFVHTICAPLILQCETHTYNRSMRSTHLFMNIKFGGIYKTNSHPHPFSFAQGIVLDGYCCICHEQLQYKMIFKCLECKFAYDHICCERFLFGNSLAHPNLL, translated from the exons ATGGAGTCAGAACTTGAAGTACCTGAACATAAGCATCCACTAAAACTCATTGATTTGCAGCTACaatatgaagaagaggaagaagaagatgaggatGGTTATCTCATTATGAAAGATGGCTTTCATGGCGTCACATGTAGAAGGTGTGAGGAAGAAATCCATGTGTACCATAGGTACTACTACACATGTTGTTCATCATCATGTGATGATAAGAAGGTCTTCTCACTTCACAAATTCTGTGCTGAGCTCTCCATAAGGTTAGACCACGCATCACACCCACAACATACTCTTTACCTGTATCCATATTCAAATtcattttcatatttatatagatATGCATATTATGATTTGATATGCAAACTTTGTAAGAGAGAGCACGAACCTGGAGCACGGTTTTACCGATGTAATAAATGTTATTTCTGCATTGATCTCAAGTGTGCGTTAGAAGTAGGAAAAAATGTCATCCATCATCCTTGCCACCCTCACCTTCTAATGTCCGCTATCCTTAAGCCAATTTCATGCGAGTGTAGTGCTTGTGGGAAGGAACATAAAGGCATCttctatcaatataccatttgtaCTAACTTCGCCATACATAGTGAATGTGCTTTCCTACCAGAAAGTTTGCTAATCCAAGAGAGAACACATGATGCTTTTTATCATCCTCATCCACTCACCGTTGCATATTCATTCCCACAGATAGATCAACAAGCTAAACATGACCCTAGATGCAGAGTGTGTAGACATGACTTTGTAGGTAAGGAGGATCATTGGATTTACAAATGCGATAAATGTCTTTACTATGTCCATCTGGATTGTGCAATTAGTTTGCCGCCTCTTGCTG GCTTTGGCAAcaccattaaaaattatgaagaTGTTGACCATCCTGGTCTTCTCCATCTCCCGTTCCCAGATGAAACATACAGCCTACCAAAACACTACTTGTTTTTCCAACAATCAAGTACTACTGatcctcctcctcatcatcaccACCTAATACACGATAGTCATCAACACCCTTTGATTCTTGTTGATGGTGAGACACAAATTGATACTGAATGTCAAACCTCCTTAAAGGTTAATCTTTCATCATCAATGTGTCATGACCCGATGAAAAAGACCCAACTGTTATGCAATGGATGTCTCAGACCAATCATGTCCACCATGCCTTTTTACATTTGTGCTAATGATGATGAGATTCAGATTCAGGGGGTTTATAATAACTTTTCTCTCCATGAGTGGTGCACTCGACTGCCCCCAAAAGTACAAAACCACCTTGGTCACCCACAACATACCCTCAATCTCATCTGCTCAAACATCCCTGGTTGCCTTTTCGGTTTGTTCAGGTGTAACTTTTGTGATCTACCTTGCAACGGATTTGCGTATCGTTGTTTCAAATGCGAATATTTTGTTGATGTTACTTGTGGGCTTATACCTAGAGAAATTACACACAAAGCTCACCCGAATCGCCTTCTTTCAATAGTTCAAGTAAAAGATGGGTATACTTCTTGTCTTATGTGTCTCAAATATACTCAAGGTCGCCATTCATTCCATTGCAACACATGCAATATCTATATACATCCGGATTGTGCTTTGTTACTATCCGAGACAATCAGGCACAAGTATGACAAGAACCATCCCATGAAGCTAAGTTACCTCCCGATTGAGAACCACAAGAGTGAATACTTTTGTGAAATTTGTGAGGAGGATTTGAACCCCCATGCATCTTTCTATCATTGTAAAGATTGTGCATTGTTTGTACATACTATTTGTGCTCCGTTAATTCTTCAATGCGAGACACACACTTATAACAGGTCTATGAGAAGTACTCATCTTTTCATGAATATAAAGTTTGGAGGCATTTATAAGACTAATAGTCACCCACACCCTTTCTCATTTGCTCAAGGTATTGTGTTGGATGGCTACTGTTGTATATGTCATGAGCAATTACAATATAAAATGATCTTTAAATGCCTCGAGTGTAAATTTGCATATGATCACATATGCTGTGAGCGTTTTCTTTTTGGCAATAGTTTAGCTCATCCTAATCTGCTGTGA